One window of Dendropsophus ebraccatus isolate aDenEbr1 chromosome 13, aDenEbr1.pat, whole genome shotgun sequence genomic DNA carries:
- the LOC138771026 gene encoding cytosolic phospholipase A2 delta-like translates to MNTISPSTFYKEEASNYELTVRVIKAQNIHGGDVVTKPDCYVCLWLPTSLADKKRTKTIWNNPNPVWDEIFHFRLHSQVKNILDLSIHDEDVGTSDDHLFTVSYDVGNVPLNEKVVENFSLDKEFQTELQVELNLVVIPETQKKVTTNGVLVCPEMVTLQVEVPKKRKEPFKKKTELALSVQGSFEDSHRILLQSDSSSELDSHDTAVFHFSRDLGTEMTASLCRVYSPFDVTFSNDTENDSSNQTIVPLNLISPMENEISVQIPAMEGKPLDVQIKLNECPEELDVRLGFDLCDKEKIFLQKRQRLVADALKKVLGLEEDLVGEEIPVVAVMATGGGARAMASLSSHLCGLQNIGLLDCVTYIASASGSTWTTSKLYEDPNWSQNNMSEAINNVKKHMTKNKLNTFSMSRLKYYRKELKQAAKDGQKSSFTDLWGLILESMLYNKKNEFKLSDQQAALDNGQNPLPIYLAINVKQDKISTLDFKEWCEFTPYEVGLLKYGAFIRTEDFWSEFYMGRLMNKHPEPRICFLQGLWGNVFSLNLVDTWYLTTQTDTFWDTWIKDKIKDIDEGSIRVRRESAHTKTSLITPDGTLSGILKGVLTNRPIDGEQHNFLRGLYLHKDYYQQPQFTPWKDSNLDIFPNLLTPLADNLCLVDAGYFINASFPPLLRQARKVDVIISFDYTLDTPLQSVEQTCQYCTTQGIGFPKVSLSEEERKTHKECYVFNDKDNDNCPTVLHFPLVNDTFQKFKEPGVLRSPEEMSDGDVDVTGAFSPYFLTNFTYSERDFDRLMKLTQYNLANNRELILDALRTAVQRRKARSRSCDVPQTQEQKKT, encoded by the exons gaggaggcatcaaaCTATGAATTAACTGTGAGGGTCATAAAAGCTCAGAACATCCATGGGGGAGATGTCG TGACCAAACCGGACTGCTACGTATGCTTATGGCTCCCAACATCGCTGGCAGATAAAAAGAGAACCAAGACCATATGGAACAATCCGAACCCTGTTTGGGATGAAATCTTTCACTTCCGACTCCACAGCCAGGTTAAG AACATCCTGGATTTGTCTATTCATGATGAGGATGTAGGGACGTCGGACGACCATCTGTTCACTGTGAGCTATGATGTGGGAAATGTTCCACTCAATGAGAAGGTGGTGGAAAACTTCAGTCTAGATAAAGAG TTTCAGACGGAGCTTCAGGTGGAGTTAAATCTGGTAGTAAT CCCAGAAACACAGAAAAAAGTCACTACTAATGGAGTCCTGGTG TGTCCTGAGATGGTGACTCTACAAGTGGAGGTCCCGAAAAAAAGGAAAGAACCCTTTAAAA AAAAAACGGAGCTGGCTCTTTCTGTCCAAGGCTCCTTTGAAGATTCCCACAGGATTTTACTACAGTCCGACTCCAGTTCTGAACTTGATTCGCATGACACTGCTGTTTTCCATTTTTCAAGAGACTTGGGGACAGAGATGACGGCGTCCCTGTGCAGAGTTTACTCTCCTTTTGACGTAACCTTT TCCAATGATACAGAAAATGATAGTTCAAATCAGACCATTGTGCCTCTCAACTTAATATCTCCTATGGAGAATGAGATTAGTGTCCAGATACCTGCAATGGAG gGAAAGCCTTTGGACGTGCAAATTAAATTAAATGAATg CCCAGAAGAGCTCGATGTTAGACTGGGATTTGACTTATGCGATAAAGAGAAAATATTCCTTCAAAAACGCCAAAGACTGGTGGCCGACGCATTGAAAAAAGTACTGGGGCTGGAAGAAGACTTGGTGGGAGAAGAG ATTCCAGTCGTGGCCGTGATGGCAACAGGTGGAGGAGCCCGAGCCATGGCCTCTTTGAGCAGTCATTTGTGTGGACTTCAGAACATAGGTCTGTTAGACTGTGTTACTTATATAGCAAGTGCCTCTGGTTCCACATG GACCACAAGCAAACTGTATGAGGATCCTAACTGGTCACAAAACAACATGTCCGAGGCCATAAACAACGTCAAGAAGCATATGACCAAAAATAAACTCAACACCTTTTCGATGAGTCGGCTCAAGTACTATCGCAAGGAGCTCAAGCAGGCGGCCAAAGACGGCCAGAAGTCTTCATTCACCGACCTCTGGGGACTAATTCTTGAATCAATGTTGTATAACAag AAAAATGAGTTTAAACTTTCAGACCAACAAGCAGCCTTGGACAATGGTCAAAACCCATTACCCATCTACCTAGCTATTAACGTGAAACAAGACAAAATCAGCACCCTGGATTTTAAAG AGTGGTGTGAATTTACCCCTTATGAAGTAGGACTCCTTAAATATGGCGCCTTCATCCGAACTGAGGACTTTTGGAGTGAATTTTACATGGGTCGCCTGATGAATAAACACCCAGAACCTCGTATCTGTTTCCTACAAG GTCTATGGGGAAATGTCTTCTCCCTGAATTTAGTGGACACCTGGTATTTAACCACTCAAACGGACACTTTCTGGGACACGTGGATTAAAGACAAAATTAAGGATATAG ATGAAGGTAGCATCCGGGTGAGGAGAGAATCTGCACACACAAAAACCAGCCTGATCACACCAGATGGGACTTTAAGCGGCATTTTGAAGGGTGTATTAACCAACAGGCCCATAGATGGGGAGCAACATAATTTCTTGCGGGGACTTTACTTACATAAAGACTATTACCAGCAGCCGCAGTTCACCCCATGGAAAG atTCCAATTTAGACATTTTTCCCAACTTGCTTACACCACTTGCCGACAATCTGTGCCTTGTGGATGCCGGTTATTTCATTAACGCCAGTTTTCCTCCTTTACTCCGCCAAGCAAGGAAAGTGGACGTCATTATATCTTTTGACTATACTCTGGACACCCCCCTTCAG TCGGTGGAACAGACGTGTCAGTACTGCACCACACAAGGTATCGGATTCCCTAAGGTATCGCTGAGCGAGGAGGAGAGGAAGACACACAAGGAGTGCTACGTCTTTAATGATAAAGATAATGATAACTGTCCGACTGTGCTTCACTTCCCCCTTGTGAATGACACTTTCCAAAAATTTAAGGAACCAG GTGTGTTAAGATCTCCGGAAGAAATGTCAGATGGGGATGTGGATGTCACAGGAGCCTTTTCCCCTTATTTTCTGACAAACTTTACCTACAGTGAACGGGACTTTGACAGGTTGATGAAACTAACACAGTACAACCTGGCAAACAACAGAGAGCTGATCCTAGATGCTCTGCGCACGGCTGTACAGAGGAGGAAAGCGAGAAGTCGGTCATGTGATGTACCCCAAACTCAAGAGCAAAAGAAGACTTAA